A genomic segment from Actinomycetota bacterium encodes:
- a CDS encoding 2Fe-2S iron-sulfur cluster-binding protein: MEKISVVIDGRTFEAEKDYCVLEVARQNGIHIPSLCYNSEVTSSGGSCRVCLVEAHQRGRMRLVTACNFPVRKGLEIKTDTPLVRRIRRGVLELLLARVPDSEVIREMAAAEGVTGVRFRKDEGENERYKCIACALCTNVCAEVVGVHAIAMVGRGADKKPATPYNKPSDVCIGCGACAYACPTGAIQLKEENGVRHIWHKDFKMVRCSVCGTPYIPEAQVDWIVKRTGKDRSFFDKCPDHR, translated from the coding sequence ATGGAAAAGATAAGCGTGGTCATAGACGGGAGGACCTTCGAGGCCGAAAAGGACTACTGCGTGCTGGAGGTGGCGCGCCAGAACGGCATCCACATCCCCTCGCTCTGCTACAACAGCGAGGTGACGTCGAGCGGCGGTTCCTGCCGCGTGTGCCTGGTGGAGGCCCACCAGCGGGGCAGGATGAGACTGGTCACGGCCTGCAACTTCCCGGTGCGCAAGGGCCTGGAGATAAAGACGGACACCCCCTTAGTACGTAGGATCCGTAGGGGCGTTCTGGAGCTGCTCCTGGCGCGCGTGCCGGATTCAGAGGTGATAAGGGAGATGGCCGCCGCCGAGGGCGTCACCGGGGTGCGCTTCCGCAAGGACGAGGGCGAGAACGAGCGCTACAAGTGCATCGCCTGCGCGCTGTGCACCAACGTCTGCGCCGAGGTGGTGGGCGTGCACGCCATAGCCATGGTGGGACGCGGGGCGGACAAGAAACCCGCCACCCCTTACAATAAGCCGTCGGACGTGTGCATCGGCTGCGGCGCCTGCGCCTACGCCTGCCCCACCGGAGCCATCCAGCTTAAGGAGGAGAACGGCGTGCGCCACATATGGCACAAGGATTTCAAGATGGTCAGGTGCAGCGTCTGCGGTACGCCTTACATCCCCGAAGCTCAGGTGGATTGGATAGTGAAGAGGACGGGCAAGGACAGGTCGTTCTTCGACAAGTGCCCGGACCACCGCTGA
- a CDS encoding MarR family transcriptional regulator gives MGKVQRVAADVSPPRLEEHILNASRIMVNILAESLLQEGEEQITVPQFRVLDMVYNLNDKPARIAVMLGISPSAVTSLLERLEEKGLLRRRPGTDDRRRVELALTQRGEHLVRQVNARRKRHLERILEEMNPTARRHLEESLREFVSAYLRTKEEA, from the coding sequence ATGGGGAAAGTCCAGCGGGTCGCGGCGGATGTTTCGCCACCGAGGCTCGAGGAGCACATACTGAACGCCTCCCGCATCATGGTCAATATCCTCGCCGAATCCCTGTTACAGGAGGGGGAAGAACAGATCACCGTCCCCCAGTTCCGGGTCCTGGACATGGTATACAACCTCAACGATAAACCGGCCAGGATAGCCGTCATGCTCGGCATTTCCCCCTCGGCGGTCACCTCCCTCCTGGAACGCCTGGAGGAGAAGGGCCTCCTCCGGCGCCGGCCGGGTACCGACGACCGGCGCCGCGTGGAGCTGGCCTTAACCCAGCGGGGCGAGCATCTCGTGCGTCAGGTAAACGCCCGCCGCAAGAGGCACCTGGAGAGGATCCTTGAGGAAATGAACCCGACGGCGCGCCGCCACCTGGAGGAATCCCTGCGGGAATTCGTTTCCGCCTACCTGAGGACGAAGGAGGAAGCCTGA
- a CDS encoding cation:proton antiporter: MLKDLIPESPHFLVTMVGLALLLGWGAGLLCRRFKVPMVVGYILVGIFMGKSVLGIFHDDNFGGLVYFTYLALACIGFDIGGELAFRKLRHLGNSILWISVLESLGATVLVTLALYIYSRNLPLALVFGALASATAPAATVDVLREYQASGPLTTTVFAVVGIDDAFAIIIYAFAIFLAKFLLTGSEVHVAEAVLRPFGEILGAMALGSAVGLLFLFLVRNYTARRGLLVLTLGAIVLTTGLANALHFSLILANMSMGMVVVNLTKWRREDLFEIMRGITQPLFVIFFVVVGSQLMTGKLLQLGWIGLLYILFRSLGKQAGASLGGRISRAPENVRKYLGLCLFSQAGVAIGLSIQTMLELGGGKFGPAGVELGTMAISVIAATTLFFQLIGPPFTRYAIFKAGEARV; the protein is encoded by the coding sequence ATGCTCAAGGACCTCATACCCGAGAGCCCCCATTTCCTGGTCACCATGGTCGGCCTGGCCCTCCTGCTGGGATGGGGAGCGGGTCTTCTCTGCCGACGTTTTAAGGTTCCCATGGTGGTGGGATACATCCTGGTGGGCATCTTCATGGGTAAGTCCGTCCTGGGGATCTTCCACGACGACAACTTCGGTGGGCTGGTCTATTTCACCTACCTGGCCCTGGCCTGCATCGGCTTCGACATCGGGGGGGAGCTGGCTTTCCGCAAGCTCCGGCACCTGGGGAACTCCATCCTCTGGATTTCCGTGCTCGAGTCCCTGGGGGCCACCGTGCTGGTGACCCTCGCCTTGTATATATACTCCCGCAACCTCCCCCTGGCGCTGGTGTTCGGCGCCCTGGCCTCGGCGACGGCGCCGGCGGCCACCGTGGACGTGCTGCGGGAATACCAGGCCTCGGGACCGCTGACCACCACCGTCTTCGCCGTGGTGGGCATCGACGACGCCTTCGCCATCATCATCTACGCCTTCGCCATCTTCCTGGCCAAGTTCCTTCTCACGGGAAGCGAGGTGCACGTGGCGGAGGCCGTGCTGCGCCCCTTCGGGGAGATCCTGGGGGCCATGGCCCTCGGGTCGGCGGTAGGCCTTCTTTTCCTTTTCCTGGTACGCAACTACACCGCCCGGCGGGGACTCCTGGTGCTCACCCTGGGAGCCATCGTCCTCACCACCGGGCTGGCCAATGCCCTACATTTCTCCCTCATCCTGGCCAACATGTCCATGGGGATGGTCGTGGTCAACCTCACCAAATGGCGTAGGGAGGACCTCTTCGAGATCATGCGGGGCATAACCCAGCCTCTCTTCGTGATCTTCTTCGTGGTGGTGGGTTCGCAGCTGATGACCGGAAAGCTGCTCCAGCTGGGATGGATAGGCCTGCTGTATATCCTCTTCCGCTCCCTGGGGAAGCAGGCGGGGGCCTCCCTTGGAGGGAGGATATCCAGGGCTCCCGAGAACGTCCGCAAGTACCTGGGCCTGTGCCTTTTTTCCCAGGCCGGGGTGGCCATCGGCCTCTCCATCCAGACCATGCTCGAGTTGGGGGGAGGGAAATTCGGGCCCGCCGGGGTGGAGCTGGGGACCATGGCCATCAGCGTCATCGCCGCCACCACCCTTTTCTTTCAGCTCATCGGGCCCCCGTTCACCCGCTACGCTATATTCAAAGCCGGAGAGGCCAGAGTCTGA
- a CDS encoding CBS domain-containing protein, which produces MEGEKHIYLEGKVEDVMTREPICARKDDDLERLVEMFKTYKFHGLPVLDDKDRLVGVVRDTDITAIFARRDPASRMYRRVEDIMHKPPLTIGLKDSIQNAIMKMFTDQTRFLVVTDEENKMVGVVTRIDLIRGIRFREPDGKEKPG; this is translated from the coding sequence ATGGAGGGCGAAAAACACATCTACCTGGAGGGGAAGGTCGAGGACGTGATGACCAGGGAGCCCATCTGTGCCCGCAAGGACGACGACCTGGAGAGGCTGGTGGAAATGTTCAAGACCTACAAGTTCCACGGCCTGCCCGTCTTGGATGATAAAGACAGGCTGGTGGGCGTAGTCAGGGACACGGACATCACCGCCATCTTCGCCCGAAGGGACCCCGCCAGCCGGATGTACAGGAGGGTGGAGGACATCATGCACAAGCCGCCCCTGACCATAGGGCTCAAGGATTCCATCCAGAACGCCATCATGAAGATGTTCACCGACCAGACCCGCTTCCTGGTGGTCACGGATGAGGAGAACAAGATGGTGGGCGTGGTCACCCGCATCGACCTCATCCGGGGGATACGCTTCCGCGAACCGGACGGAAAAGAAAAGCCAGGCTAA
- a CDS encoding DUF5320 domain-containing protein, with the protein MPGYGYRNMYRLTGLPGWMRFGYSPGWVGRSPSGLGPCAEYLVTGRWPTPQTAQAWQAGPASGFAAGTGFAGGPEQELEFLKSRADFLSRQLDAIRKRIEELEKK; encoded by the coding sequence ATGCCGGGTTACGGGTATCGCAACATGTACCGGCTGACGGGCCTCCCGGGGTGGATGAGGTTCGGCTACAGCCCGGGCTGGGTGGGGAGGAGCCCCAGCGGCCTGGGGCCATGCGCCGAGTACCTCGTGACCGGGAGATGGCCCACCCCGCAGACGGCCCAGGCCTGGCAGGCCGGTCCGGCATCGGGTTTTGCAGCCGGGACTGGTTTCGCGGGAGGGCCAGAGCAGGAGCTGGAGTTCCTGAAGTCCAGGGCTGATTTTCTCTCCCGGCAGTTGGACGCCATACGCAAGCGCATCGAGGAGCTGGAGAAGAAGTAA
- a CDS encoding Crp/Fnr family transcriptional regulator: MEDHFLREFLNHLEGGLREEARDLFKPEWFDREQYIFIDQDEATHLYVVEEGTVEANIVHGDGRLYILNFLYPGDLFGEGALYEEGIYSYSAVAREESRVWRISWDDLQWLASRDPLFALYLTRRVVMKLDQAYYKERCIAGEKVEKRIACVLLKMVDEVGITDKCGLVINTPLTNRDIAGLVGSTEETVSRIMSRLKKSEIISSEGKLLVVKDKGALLQYFDGLS; the protein is encoded by the coding sequence GTGGAAGACCATTTCCTGCGGGAGTTCCTCAACCACCTGGAGGGGGGCCTGCGCGAGGAAGCCCGGGACCTTTTCAAGCCGGAGTGGTTCGACCGCGAGCAGTACATATTCATAGACCAAGACGAGGCCACCCACCTCTACGTGGTGGAGGAAGGTACCGTGGAGGCCAATATCGTCCACGGCGACGGCAGGCTGTACATCCTGAACTTCCTCTACCCCGGGGACCTCTTCGGCGAGGGGGCCCTCTACGAGGAGGGGATCTACTCCTATTCCGCGGTGGCGCGCGAGGAATCCCGCGTCTGGCGGATAAGCTGGGACGACCTGCAGTGGCTGGCCTCAAGGGACCCCCTTTTCGCACTTTACCTGACCCGCCGCGTGGTCATGAAGTTGGACCAGGCCTATTACAAAGAACGCTGCATCGCCGGGGAGAAGGTGGAGAAGCGCATCGCCTGCGTGCTCCTGAAGATGGTGGACGAGGTGGGGATTACCGACAAGTGCGGACTGGTCATCAACACCCCCCTCACCAACCGGGACATCGCGGGCCTGGTGGGGTCCACCGAGGAGACCGTCTCCCGCATCATGAGCCGGCTCAAGAAATCCGAGATCATCTCCTCCGAGGGCAAGCTCCTGGTGGTGAAGGACAAAGGCGCCCTGCTCCAGTACTTCGACGGCCTTTCTTAA
- a CDS encoding DUF255 domain-containing protein: MGEARKADTRGTGEEFRFSPRPNRAREINWLPWGKEAFERAAREGKPVLLSISAVWCHWCHVMDETTYSDEEVIRLINSLYIPVRVDNDRNPDINRRYNQGGWPTTAFLSPNGALLAGTTYVPPETMRKVLRRISQLYAENRSQIESAPPEIVSPGGRGGPLDPSLMDAVASSLLVAWDREYGGLGGEPKFPHPEAVLLALRMHRKGEARFLDFALQYLEAMARGGLRDPVEGGFFRYSVTRDWSIPHYEKMLDNNARLLTVYLRAYGGTGEEGFLEAAAETASYIHRTLSDGDHRFFGSQDADEEYYLLDAAARRTRPVPPVDETVYIDASARAAGALLGAAEVLGREEYGRLSLRFLDFAWRECFHPRGGMAHYHHHAPHRHGLLADQVETALSLQEAFSSTGDTIYLERAGELLHLVEDEFRDRESGLLLDALPDFLPPGLLPEPADPISVSRASEAFLRQAFLGGKEGWKERAQKLLSSVAGDVLRYGYHASPFALSLDLLLEGPLVVRWWGGDQNRRRLFRVARELSPDHRTLFLPLPREEAEGETRPGAEICGENSCLLRTVNVEEAAAYLGIRPGIIERVKKGGVPLAKDTATERKETGGNSAAGGKGPGKEE, encoded by the coding sequence ATGGGCGAGGCCAGGAAAGCCGATACCCGAGGAACCGGGGAGGAATTTCGCTTCTCGCCCCGGCCCAATCGGGCGCGGGAGATAAACTGGCTTCCCTGGGGAAAGGAGGCCTTCGAACGAGCGGCCAGGGAAGGCAAGCCGGTACTCCTTTCCATATCCGCGGTATGGTGCCACTGGTGCCACGTCATGGATGAGACCACCTATTCGGACGAGGAGGTCATCCGGCTCATCAACTCCCTCTATATCCCGGTCCGCGTGGACAACGACCGCAACCCGGACATCAACCGTCGCTACAACCAGGGAGGCTGGCCCACTACCGCCTTCCTCTCCCCCAACGGGGCGCTGCTTGCGGGAACCACCTATGTCCCGCCGGAGACCATGCGCAAGGTGTTGCGGAGGATCTCCCAGTTGTACGCGGAGAACCGGAGCCAAATAGAGAGCGCTCCTCCGGAGATAGTCTCCCCCGGCGGTCGCGGCGGACCCTTGGATCCCTCCCTGATGGACGCGGTAGCCTCCTCCCTACTCGTCGCCTGGGACCGGGAATACGGGGGGCTGGGCGGGGAACCTAAGTTCCCCCACCCCGAGGCCGTCCTCCTTGCCCTGCGCATGCACCGGAAGGGAGAGGCGAGGTTCCTAGACTTTGCCTTGCAATACCTGGAAGCCATGGCCCGGGGCGGGCTGCGTGACCCCGTGGAGGGAGGTTTCTTCCGTTACTCCGTCACCCGGGACTGGTCGATTCCCCATTACGAGAAGATGCTTGACAACAACGCCCGCCTCCTCACCGTCTACCTGCGGGCTTACGGAGGCACGGGAGAGGAGGGATTCCTCGAGGCGGCCGCGGAAACCGCCTCCTACATCCACCGCACCCTGAGCGACGGCGACCACCGCTTCTTCGGGAGCCAGGACGCGGACGAGGAGTATTACCTCCTCGATGCCGCCGCAAGGCGGACGCGTCCCGTCCCCCCGGTCGACGAAACCGTCTACATTGATGCCTCCGCCCGGGCCGCGGGAGCGCTGCTGGGAGCGGCGGAGGTCCTGGGACGGGAGGAATACGGCCGGCTTTCCCTGCGCTTCCTGGATTTCGCCTGGCGGGAATGCTTCCATCCCCGGGGCGGGATGGCCCACTACCACCATCACGCCCCCCACCGTCACGGCCTGCTAGCCGACCAGGTGGAAACGGCCCTTTCCCTGCAGGAGGCCTTCTCCTCCACCGGCGACACCATTTACCTGGAAAGAGCCGGGGAGCTGCTCCACCTTGTGGAGGACGAATTTCGGGACCGGGAGAGCGGGCTTCTCCTGGACGCCTTGCCGGACTTCCTGCCACCCGGCTTGCTCCCCGAGCCCGCCGACCCGATCTCCGTCTCCCGGGCTTCGGAGGCCTTCCTGCGTCAGGCCTTCCTCGGTGGGAAAGAAGGATGGAAGGAAAGGGCGCAAAAGCTGCTCTCCTCGGTGGCTGGTGATGTCCTCCGCTACGGCTACCACGCCTCCCCCTTCGCCCTCTCCCTGGATCTTTTGCTGGAAGGCCCCTTGGTAGTGAGGTGGTGGGGAGGCGACCAGAACCGTCGGCGCCTTTTCCGAGTCGCCCGGGAGCTCTCCCCCGACCACCGGACCCTGTTCCTCCCCCTACCCCGGGAGGAGGCGGAGGGAGAAACCAGGCCGGGGGCCGAGATCTGCGGTGAGAACTCCTGCCTGCTACGCACCGTGAATGTGGAGGAAGCGGCTGCATACCTGGGGATTCGGCCGGGAATAATAGAAAGGGTCAAAAAGGGCGGGGTCCCACTTGCGAAGGATACCGCAACGGAGCGGAAGGAGACGGGAGGGAACTCAGCCGCGGGCGGGAAAGGACCTGGCAAGGAGGAATAG
- a CDS encoding cysteine desulfurase family protein: MKEVYLDNYAASPLLPEVREAMLPFLGERYGNPSSLHSWGDAAREAVEEAREKVAALIGAEPSEIIFTSNGTEANNLAVKGIAAGSRRKGKHIVVSAVEHFSVLHAARTLEKQGYELDLVSVDEHGRIDLEELGSLLREDTILVSVMLANGEVGTIQPVAEAARLAAEREIPFHTDAVAAAAHLPIDVKELGVQALSISSDLLYGPQGVGALWVKRGVRLIPLLDGGIQEGGRRGGTENVPGIVGMGKAAELARKRMGERSTYLAGLRDALITGLTSRVEHIQLTGHPVERLPWNASFVVEFIEGESMLLFLDQRGVAVSSGSACTSRALKGSHVLTAMHIPPEKAQGSILFSFGPQNTMEDVEYVLEVFPPIVERLRQMSPLYAKYLKERG; this comes from the coding sequence ATGAAAGAGGTATACCTGGACAACTACGCCGCTTCGCCTCTCCTTCCCGAGGTGAGGGAGGCCATGCTCCCCTTCCTGGGCGAAAGGTACGGCAACCCCTCCTCCCTGCACAGCTGGGGCGATGCCGCCCGGGAGGCGGTGGAAGAGGCACGGGAGAAAGTAGCCGCCCTCATCGGGGCAGAGCCCTCGGAGATCATTTTCACCTCCAACGGCACGGAGGCCAACAACCTGGCTGTGAAGGGCATCGCCGCGGGCTCCCGGCGCAAGGGAAAACACATCGTAGTCTCCGCGGTGGAACACTTCTCCGTTCTCCACGCCGCCAGGACCCTGGAGAAACAGGGGTACGAGCTGGACCTGGTGTCGGTGGACGAACACGGGCGGATTGACCTTGAGGAACTGGGATCCCTGTTACGGGAGGATACCATCCTGGTATCGGTAATGCTGGCCAATGGGGAGGTGGGGACCATTCAACCGGTGGCCGAGGCCGCCCGCTTGGCAGCGGAAAGGGAAATCCCCTTCCACACCGATGCCGTGGCCGCCGCCGCTCATCTCCCCATCGACGTCAAGGAGCTGGGCGTGCAGGCCCTCTCCATCTCCTCCGACCTCCTTTACGGTCCCCAGGGAGTGGGAGCCCTGTGGGTGAAACGAGGGGTTCGCCTCATCCCCCTCCTGGACGGCGGAATCCAGGAAGGGGGCCGACGTGGCGGAACGGAGAACGTACCGGGAATCGTGGGGATGGGAAAAGCTGCGGAGCTAGCACGGAAACGCATGGGGGAACGGAGCACCTATCTCGCCGGGCTCCGTGATGCTCTTATCACGGGGCTGACCTCCCGGGTGGAGCATATCCAGCTCACCGGGCACCCCGTGGAGAGGCTGCCCTGGAACGCCAGCTTCGTGGTGGAATTCATCGAGGGAGAAAGCATGCTCCTCTTCCTGGACCAGCGGGGGGTGGCCGTATCCAGCGGCTCAGCCTGCACCTCCCGGGCCCTTAAGGGCTCTCACGTGCTCACCGCCATGCACATCCCCCCGGAGAAGGCCCAAGGGTCCATCCTTTTCAGCTTCGGGCCCCAGAACACCATGGAGGACGTGGAATACGTCCTGGAGGTTTTCCCGCCCATAGTGGAGCGCTTGCGGCAAATGTCGCCGCTGTACGCTAAGTACCTCAAGGAAAGGGGGTGA
- the nifU gene encoding Fe-S cluster assembly scaffold protein NifU, whose amino-acid sequence MAQYSDVVMDHFTNPRNVGEIEDADGVGEVGNPVCGDMMTFYIKVDDEGRLSDVKFKTFGCGAAIAVSSMVSEMAKGKTIEEALKITRDDVAQELGGLPANKMHCSNLGADALHKAIEDYLEKKGKR is encoded by the coding sequence ATGGCCCAGTACAGCGACGTGGTCATGGACCACTTCACCAACCCCCGCAACGTGGGCGAGATAGAGGACGCCGACGGGGTGGGAGAGGTGGGCAACCCGGTTTGCGGGGACATGATGACCTTCTACATCAAGGTGGACGACGAAGGTCGGCTGTCGGACGTGAAATTCAAGACCTTCGGCTGCGGCGCGGCCATCGCTGTCTCCAGCATGGTGAGCGAGATGGCCAAGGGCAAGACCATCGAGGAGGCCTTGAAGATAACCCGGGACGACGTGGCCCAGGAGCTGGGAGGTCTCCCGGCCAACAAGATGCACTGTTCCAACCTGGGCGCGGACGCCCTGCACAAGGCCATCGAGGACTACCTGGAAAAGAAAGGAAAGAGATGA
- a CDS encoding DsrE/DsrF/DrsH-like family protein: METQGDIRWEKSQDSATIVVFSGELDRALAAFNIATAAASMGMDVTMFFTFWGLNVVRRERGGGGRKTPLQRMLGLMNRGGSRRLRLSRLHMLGGGRAAMKLLMRQFRMPSLEEMIGLARELGVHFIACTTSMALMGLTEEDFIPEVEDFAGAATYVERASRSAINLFI; encoded by the coding sequence ATGGAAACGCAGGGTGATATAAGGTGGGAAAAAAGCCAGGATAGTGCCACCATCGTGGTCTTCAGCGGTGAGCTGGACCGCGCCCTGGCAGCCTTCAACATCGCCACCGCCGCCGCCTCCATGGGCATGGACGTGACCATGTTCTTCACCTTCTGGGGGCTCAACGTGGTGCGCAGGGAAAGGGGCGGAGGAGGCCGCAAGACGCCCCTGCAGCGTATGCTGGGCCTCATGAACCGGGGAGGCTCGCGGCGCCTGCGCCTCTCCCGCCTGCACATGCTGGGGGGCGGCAGGGCGGCCATGAAGCTCCTCATGCGGCAATTCCGCATGCCCTCTCTGGAGGAGATGATCGGGCTGGCCAGGGAACTGGGAGTACACTTCATAGCCTGCACCACTTCCATGGCCCTCATGGGCCTGACGGAGGAGGATTTCATCCCCGAGGTGGAGGACTTCGCCGGGGCGGCCACCTACGTGGAGCGGGCCTCCCGCTCGGCCATCAATCTCTTCATCTGA
- a CDS encoding sulfurtransferase TusA family protein, producing the protein MKADRTVDCVGLYCPMPIVRTSQEMKYLQEGEILEVIADDQGIKNDMPAWCAKTGHEFLGIEERDGEYHVFVRKKGN; encoded by the coding sequence TTGAAGGCGGATAGGACCGTGGACTGTGTAGGACTTTACTGTCCCATGCCCATCGTCAGGACCTCCCAGGAGATGAAGTACCTCCAGGAGGGGGAGATCCTGGAGGTCATCGCCGACGACCAGGGCATCAAGAACGACATGCCCGCCTGGTGCGCCAAGACCGGGCACGAGTTCCTGGGCATCGAGGAAAGGGACGGGGAATACCACGTCTTCGTGCGCAAGAAGGGAAACTGA
- a CDS encoding rubrerythrin family protein, giving the protein MGEKTRKHLYDAYTGESKAAVRLKAFARKAEEEDYPVIAKLFRAVAESESIHAYNNLRLLREIKDTETNLEEALASEQKIAQVSYDSFIADAEAEGERVAATMFAYARDVEERHVKLYEGALQHLVAEKIPNYYVCSVCGYVADDVIPEKCPICGAPEDKFFEVE; this is encoded by the coding sequence ATGGGAGAGAAAACCAGGAAGCACCTCTATGACGCCTATACGGGCGAGTCCAAGGCGGCGGTGAGGCTCAAGGCCTTCGCCAGGAAGGCCGAGGAGGAAGATTACCCGGTTATCGCCAAGCTCTTCAGGGCGGTGGCGGAGTCGGAGAGCATCCACGCCTACAACAACCTCCGCCTGCTGCGGGAGATAAAGGACACCGAGACCAACCTGGAGGAGGCCCTGGCCTCGGAGCAGAAGATCGCACAGGTTAGCTACGATTCCTTCATCGCCGACGCCGAGGCGGAGGGCGAGAGGGTGGCGGCCACCATGTTCGCCTACGCCCGCGACGTGGAGGAACGCCATGTCAAACTCTACGAGGGAGCCCTGCAACACCTGGTGGCGGAAAAGATTCCCAATTATTACGTTTGTAGCGTGTGCGGGTACGTGGCCGACGACGTCATACCGGAAAAGTGTCCCATATGCGGAGCGCCGGAGGACAAGTTCTTCGAGGTGGAATAG
- a CDS encoding CoA protein activase — protein sequence MKISWPHMGSLEFVLSSVFEELGLDYVLPPPSSQRTLELGTRYGPEFACFPLKSTLGNFIEAIEAGADTLIMVAGKGPCRFGFYAETQRRILEDAGYEFRMVPLEFEPSKIPATVRKLRELKQGRPWRSVVRAIKFALSKAYLIDRLEQQALHQRCLDRDRGATTKALEKCYRMVWKADSYAALRRVEEEAFGLLYSVPRVERETVRIGIVGEFYLVLEPFFNLGVEEQLGNLGAFVERSVYLTDWLRPSGNNPVAGQHDREIEEAALPYLTHFVGGEGLRSVGATALYHRHGYDGVVHVMPFTCMPETIAKSILPRVSRDLGIPVLSLVIDEMTGKAGVATRLEAFVDLARFRRRARDAGMDYSLQPAF from the coding sequence ATGAAGATCAGCTGGCCCCACATGGGGAGCCTGGAGTTCGTGCTGAGCAGCGTGTTCGAGGAGTTGGGGTTGGATTACGTGCTTCCGCCTCCAAGTTCCCAGCGCACCCTGGAGCTGGGCACGCGTTACGGGCCGGAGTTCGCCTGCTTCCCCCTCAAGTCCACCCTGGGGAACTTCATCGAGGCCATCGAGGCGGGAGCGGACACCCTGATCATGGTGGCCGGAAAGGGGCCCTGCCGCTTCGGTTTCTACGCCGAGACGCAGAGGCGTATCCTGGAGGACGCCGGCTATGAGTTCCGCATGGTCCCCCTGGAATTCGAGCCGAGCAAGATCCCGGCCACCGTACGGAAACTACGGGAGCTGAAGCAGGGCCGGCCCTGGAGGTCCGTGGTGCGGGCCATCAAGTTTGCCCTGAGCAAAGCCTATCTCATCGACCGGTTGGAGCAGCAGGCGTTGCACCAGCGCTGCCTGGACCGGGATCGGGGAGCGACCACCAAGGCGTTGGAGAAATGCTACCGCATGGTGTGGAAAGCGGATTCCTACGCCGCCTTGCGCAGGGTGGAGGAGGAGGCTTTCGGGCTCCTATATTCTGTTCCCCGGGTGGAGCGGGAGACGGTGAGAATAGGGATCGTGGGGGAGTTCTACCTGGTCTTGGAGCCCTTTTTCAACCTGGGAGTGGAGGAGCAACTGGGGAACCTGGGAGCCTTCGTGGAGCGCAGCGTCTACCTCACGGACTGGCTGCGTCCCTCGGGGAACAACCCGGTAGCCGGGCAGCACGATCGCGAGATCGAGGAGGCGGCACTGCCCTATCTCACCCACTTCGTGGGCGGCGAGGGGCTAAGGTCGGTGGGGGCGACGGCCCTCTATCACCGCCACGGTTACGACGGCGTGGTGCACGTCATGCCCTTCACTTGCATGCCGGAGACCATCGCCAAGAGCATCCTGCCCAGGGTATCCCGCGACCTGGGGATTCCCGTCCTCTCCCTGGTCATAGACGAGATGACCGGGAAGGCCGGCGTGGCCACCCGGCTGGAGGCCTTCGTGGACCTGGCCCGCTTCCGGAGGAGGGCCAGGGACGCCGGGATGGACTACTCCCTGCAGCCCGCTTTCTGA